Proteins from a single region of Undibacterium sp. KW1:
- a CDS encoding YbfB/YjiJ family MFS transporter — translation MTTITMPRLFSHFPAQRPVLTALALSLGAAIALGLSRFSYGLLLPPMRADLGWSYLLAGVMNTGNALGYFLGALITPLLMRRYRAHSLLTGGAVLTGIFMLVSGMVTATGFLLLQRILAGISSALIFIAGGVLISRLGGLHAARAGLLIGLYYGGTGFGITLSALLVPATLAAAQAQHVEHAWQWPWLAMGAACLLATIVMSLPIRAIQDLPGQAGAKSAFSIKAFGFGLAGYFMFGAGYIGYMTFVVALLKEQGMPAPAITGFYSLLGLAVLASSRIWAGMLDRYKGGQSLAILTALAGVAALLPALSSNVFAVFASGILFGAVFLSAVASTTALVRHNARPEAWSAGISAFTTVFALGQIVGPTIVGWIADGQGGLERGLIFSGLTLLVGGILAWQQKPVQNADHE, via the coding sequence ATGACCACTATCACCATGCCCAGGCTGTTCAGTCATTTCCCCGCACAACGCCCCGTCCTGACTGCCCTGGCACTGTCGCTGGGGGCGGCAATTGCACTGGGCCTGTCGCGCTTTTCTTACGGCCTGCTGCTGCCACCCATGCGCGCCGACCTAGGCTGGTCTTACCTGCTGGCCGGGGTGATGAATACCGGCAATGCCCTCGGCTATTTTTTAGGTGCACTGATTACGCCCCTGCTGATGCGGCGCTATCGTGCGCATAGCCTGTTGACTGGCGGCGCGGTGCTGACGGGCATATTCATGCTGGTGTCCGGCATGGTCACTGCCACCGGGTTTTTGCTGTTGCAACGCATACTCGCGGGCATATCGAGCGCACTGATTTTTATTGCGGGTGGCGTATTGATTTCGCGCCTTGGTGGCTTGCATGCGGCACGGGCAGGTTTATTGATAGGCCTTTATTACGGTGGCACTGGTTTTGGCATTACCCTGTCTGCCTTGCTGGTACCTGCCACCTTGGCTGCTGCACAGGCGCAGCATGTCGAACATGCCTGGCAATGGCCGTGGCTGGCGATGGGCGCTGCCTGCCTGCTGGCAACCATAGTCATGAGCCTGCCCATCAGGGCGATACAGGATTTGCCAGGGCAGGCTGGTGCCAAAAGTGCGTTCAGCATCAAGGCGTTTGGCTTTGGTCTGGCAGGTTATTTCATGTTTGGTGCCGGCTATATAGGTTATATGACCTTTGTCGTCGCGCTGTTGAAAGAACAGGGCATGCCAGCGCCAGCCATCACTGGCTTTTATTCCCTGCTGGGGCTGGCCGTGCTGGCTTCATCACGCATCTGGGCAGGCATGCTGGACCGCTACAAGGGCGGCCAGTCGCTCGCGATATTGACTGCGCTGGCGGGTGTCGCGGCCTTGCTGCCCGCACTGAGCAGCAATGTCTTTGCCGTGTTTGCGTCCGGCATTTTGTTTGGTGCGGTGTTCTTGTCCGCCGTTGCATCCACCACCGCACTGGTGCGGCACAACGCCAGGCCAGAAGCCTGGTCAGCAGGCATCAGCGCCTTCACCACCGTATTTGCGCTGGGCCAGATTGTCGGCCCCACCATCGTGGGCTGGATAGCCGACGGCCAGGGCGGGCTGGAACGTGGCCTGATATTCTCTGGCCTGACGCTGCTGGTGGGTGGCATTCTGGCGTGGCAGCAAAAGCCTGTGCAAAACGCCGATCACGAGTAG
- a CDS encoding NUDIX hydrolase: protein MHLVSYVVVVDNGHVLLVDHRNAQLWLPPGGHVEPGEHPRVTVDRELEEELGFVASHPIEPPLFVTITTTVGLTAGHTDVSLWYVVRASRHHSFKFDEAEFRDARWFPFDEVPIERTDPHMKRFLTKLENNKLLAS, encoded by the coding sequence ATGCATCTTGTATCCTATGTTGTCGTTGTAGATAACGGGCATGTCCTGCTGGTCGATCACAGGAATGCGCAGTTGTGGCTTCCACCAGGTGGCCATGTTGAGCCAGGAGAACACCCGCGTGTCACAGTCGATCGTGAATTGGAAGAGGAACTCGGCTTTGTCGCATCACATCCCATAGAGCCACCTCTATTCGTGACCATCACGACGACTGTTGGGCTCACGGCCGGACATACCGATGTTTCGCTATGGTACGTAGTACGCGCCAGCCGTCACCACAGCTTCAAATTTGACGAAGCTGAGTTTAGGGATGCACGCTGGTTTCCGTTTGACGAAGTTCCAATTGAGCGCACTGACCCGCATATGAAACGCTTCCTTACCAAGCTGGAAAATAACAAGCTCTTAGCGTCATGA
- a CDS encoding LysR substrate-binding domain-containing protein — MSNPLLHLPPLDAIRGFVAVARRMSITVAAEDLCLTQSAVSRQIQSLEEHLGSKLLIRKHRAIALTPAGEQLLKLASPWLDQLAEFSASQRQQLQSRPVTMTSAVSVTGLWILPMLGAFQAAHPNIDVRVSADNRMLDLKKEGLDMAIRYARAADVPAQAIRLFGEKIMPVACPAIAARAFGEPEGLLREVLLELDERALPWLRWSDWLSATGLLSIKPDAKPKAYLHLNQYDQVIHAALEGHGIALGRAALLQPMLKDGRLVALEDPRLGNSDYAYWLIVESTTPRADVQVFRDWIIAAAKQADQTAESSADA; from the coding sequence ATGAGTAACCCGCTACTCCACCTGCCGCCGCTGGATGCCATCCGTGGTTTTGTTGCCGTCGCCCGGCGCATGAGCATCACCGTTGCGGCAGAAGACCTGTGTCTGACGCAATCTGCCGTCAGCCGCCAGATACAAAGCCTGGAAGAACATCTGGGCAGCAAACTGCTGATACGCAAGCACCGCGCCATCGCCCTGACCCCGGCGGGTGAACAATTGCTAAAACTGGCCTCGCCGTGGCTGGATCAACTCGCTGAATTTTCAGCTTCGCAGCGGCAACAGTTGCAGTCGCGCCCGGTCACCATGACATCGGCAGTCAGCGTGACTGGCTTGTGGATTTTGCCCATGCTCGGTGCTTTTCAGGCGGCGCATCCCAATATCGATGTGCGGGTATCTGCCGACAACCGCATGCTGGACCTGAAGAAAGAAGGTCTGGACATGGCGATACGCTATGCCCGCGCGGCGGATGTGCCAGCGCAGGCGATCAGGCTGTTTGGTGAAAAAATCATGCCGGTAGCCTGCCCCGCCATCGCCGCCCGCGCCTTTGGCGAGCCTGAGGGCTTGCTCAGGGAAGTCTTGCTCGAACTTGATGAACGCGCCCTGCCCTGGCTGCGCTGGTCAGACTGGCTGAGCGCCACCGGCCTGCTCAGCATCAAACCCGACGCCAAACCCAAGGCCTACCTGCACCTGAACCAGTACGACCAGGTCATCCACGCCGCGCTTGAAGGCCATGGCATAGCCCTGGGCCGCGCCGCACTGCTGCAACCCATGCTCAAGGATGGCCGCCTGGTAGCCCTCGAAGACCCGCGCCTGGGCAACAGCGACTATGCCTACTGGCTCATCGTTGAATCCACTACACCACGCGCTGATGTACAGGTGTTCAGGGACTGGATTATTGCAGCAGCAAAGCAAGCGGATCAAACAGCTGAAAGCTCGGCGGACGCCTGA
- a CDS encoding DNA-binding domain-containing protein → MNTTQTLQTDFQQFILGQRDALSMHKHLAETPGLGRDARLDIYYQAYRLRLRDALSEAYGKTHAYLGDDLFSQACATYIDAHPSSYRNLRWFGDAFAEQLRTQFVEHPQVAELAQFEWALGLAFDAPDHAILSLPDLASVQDWETVALRTSGSLQFIPMQWNSVAIWLALNEDSAPPDPVSTQQATTWIVWRKQLQAHFRSLSAAEAQALAQLGAGRRFADVCEQAAENNPEIAGEIGGWLQTWVVDEMLVEAVEA, encoded by the coding sequence ATGAATACCACGCAAACCCTGCAAACGGATTTCCAGCAATTTATTTTAGGCCAGCGTGATGCGCTCAGCATGCACAAGCACCTGGCCGAGACACCAGGCCTGGGGCGTGATGCCAGGCTGGATATTTATTACCAGGCTTACCGCCTGCGCCTGCGCGATGCCTTATCCGAGGCTTACGGCAAGACCCATGCTTATCTTGGTGATGATTTGTTTTCCCAGGCGTGCGCGACCTACATAGACGCCCACCCTTCGTCGTACCGCAATCTGCGCTGGTTTGGTGATGCATTTGCAGAGCAGTTGCGCACGCAGTTTGTCGAACACCCGCAAGTCGCCGAACTGGCACAGTTTGAATGGGCGCTGGGCCTGGCCTTTGATGCGCCTGATCACGCCATCCTGAGCCTGCCTGATCTGGCAAGCGTGCAAGACTGGGAAACCGTGGCTTTGCGCACCAGCGGCTCTTTGCAATTCATCCCCATGCAGTGGAACAGCGTGGCGATCTGGCTGGCCCTGAATGAAGACAGCGCCCCGCCCGATCCGGTATCAACACAGCAGGCAACGACCTGGATAGTCTGGCGCAAGCAGTTGCAGGCGCATTTCAGGTCCTTGAGCGCAGCAGAAGCGCAGGCGCTGGCGCAACTGGGTGCAGGCAGGCGCTTTGCCGATGTCTGTGAACAGGCGGCAGAAAATAATCCAGAGATCGCCGGTGAGATAGGCGGCTGGTTGCAGACCTGGGTGGTGGATGAAATGCTGGTGGAGGCGGTGGAGGCGTAA
- a CDS encoding DUF692 domain-containing protein, whose translation MTNPLTSSSFGLGLRTDHYLSILADKPAVDWFEILSENYMVPGGKPLAMLDAIRADYPVVMHGVSMSIGTPEGPSDDYLRDLKKLMDRVEPMWVSDHICWTGVHGKNMHDLFPLPYNEETIKLVVNNVRCVQDVLGRRLVLENVSSYLQYSSDSMPEWEFVAAIAEQADSMILLDVNNIYVSSINHGFDAMDYLRGIPLNRVQQIHLAGHSDHGTHIVDTHDQPIADPVWDLYAQAIRRFGAVPSMIERDDNIPPLAELVAELEQARRICADILSPAIAA comes from the coding sequence ATGACAAATCCCCTCACCTCTTCCAGCTTTGGCCTGGGTTTGCGTACCGACCATTATCTGTCCATACTGGCCGATAAACCGGCAGTCGATTGGTTCGAGATTTTGTCTGAAAACTATATGGTGCCCGGTGGTAAGCCGCTGGCGATGCTCGATGCCATACGCGCTGATTACCCTGTCGTCATGCATGGCGTATCGATGTCCATCGGTACACCCGAAGGCCCGTCGGATGACTACCTGCGTGACTTGAAGAAGTTGATGGACAGAGTTGAACCGATGTGGGTATCTGACCATATCTGCTGGACGGGTGTGCATGGCAAGAATATGCATGACCTGTTCCCGCTACCGTATAACGAAGAAACCATCAAGCTCGTGGTCAACAATGTGCGTTGCGTGCAGGATGTGCTGGGGCGCAGGCTGGTGCTGGAGAATGTATCCAGCTATCTGCAATACAGCAGCGACAGCATGCCTGAGTGGGAATTTGTCGCGGCCATTGCAGAACAGGCTGACAGCATGATTTTGCTGGACGTGAATAATATCTATGTCAGCAGTATCAACCATGGCTTTGATGCGATGGACTATCTGCGCGGCATACCGCTGAACCGCGTGCAGCAAATCCACCTCGCAGGCCATAGCGACCACGGCACGCATATCGTTGATACCCATGACCAACCGATTGCCGACCCGGTGTGGGACTTGTATGCGCAGGCAATACGCCGCTTTGGTGCGGTGCCGAGCATGATAGAGCGCGATGACAATATCCCGCCGCTGGCCGAACTGGTGGCAGAGTTGGAGCAAGCTCGCCGTATTTGCGCTGACATACTTTCACCAGCTATCGCGGCATGA